In Phoenix dactylifera cultivar Barhee BC4 unplaced genomic scaffold, palm_55x_up_171113_PBpolish2nd_filt_p 000222F, whole genome shotgun sequence, the genomic stretch ACCACCATCATTATTGTCAACGTCGCCATGGTTCTCATCATCATCAACGCAGTTTTGAAGttccaaatgcttcagatttggAAATGCACCACTCTGGAAGGAAGATAGAAGAAGCTCATCATCTACATCCATCTCCAGTTCTCTAACAGAAGGAAAAGCCGATGGCAGTGCTCTCAGCTTTGGGCATTCAACTATGCACAGTTTAGAAAGACGGGGAAGGAATTCTCCACCTCCTACTGCAGGCCATTCCTCCAAGTCTGACATGATCTCCAGTGCCAACTCCTCCAATGCGGGGAATGCTGCTTCACCACCATAGAACTCTGAGCCTAAACACCTGACAGCAGGAAGCATCAGTTGGAGGACCTTAAGATCTGGTAGCTGTCCGAGTGCTGGAAGGCACTTCACAGCAGGAAGCCTGATCAATTTGAGGACCCTAAGGCTGTGTAGCTGCTCCAATGCCGAAAGATGCTCACATATAACACAGGATGTCAGAGACAGCTCGGCCAAATATGGAAGTGAAGACTCCATCAGCCACCATGGAAGTGTCTTGCCTACATATCCTTCGATCTCCAATACCTTCAGATTTTCGTGTGGCTGGAGATCTCCGAGCATATCCTCTGCCAAGTCAGCATCAGCATCCCAGACAAATAACTTCATACTTTCCCCCTCGTTCTCAGTCTCATCAGATGGTTGCCCTGGTTTCACATAAGCATTCAAATCCCATGAAAAGCTTAGTGAATGAAGGCTTTGTTTCTCGTTCAAGTTGGCTTTTCTGGCCTCTATAGCTTCACTTGCATTCTCAAGTCCTCTAATATCCAATTCACCTACAAGTTTCAGGCGACCAAGCTCACTAAGTCTGCAACTGTTCTTCCCATCAAGCACAAACATGGGCAATGTCCTCAGTTGACTCAACTGTCCTATCCCTGGAGGCATGCAGGCCAGTTCAAAACAATGATATATGTCTAGATGTATGAGGCTTCTCATGTTCTTCATGTTCCCTGGAAGCCTATGCAGGAAGTAACAATATCTGAGGCTCAGTGACTGCAGATTTAAAAGGGAGCTCAGGGATTCAGGCAATGTTCGGATCTGGGAAAACGAGAGGTCCAAGTTCTGCAAATTCCTAACATAACCGATGGAGTTGGGTAGGGAAAGAAAGCTTAAGCAATAATGGAGATTCAAACATAAGAGATTCTGGAGGTCACCAACAGTTTCAGGCAGTGCTCGAAGTTGTTTACAACATGACAGGTCCAATATCTGCAGATTCTGGAGAGCGCCGATACATGGTGGTAGTGTTTCGATGTCAGTTTGTGAGAGGTTCAGGTATCTTAGATGTTCAAGCTTAGTTACTGAAACTGGCATGGCTTTCATGGGACACTGGCTTAGATGTAATGCTCGTAGCAACTTCATTTTGGAGAATATAGCTTGAAGAACATCATCTTCCTTATCCTCTTCCTTCGTCATGCCTCTGGATGCAACAAAATACAAAGTGCGCAGCCTTTCTGCATCTTTGAGAGGTTCCCATGCGGAATTTATCGGGCCTCTACATACGAGTGATGAATACCGACAACTTTGGGAAATTACTGACTTATTACCAGCATCTGCAACGGAACATTCATCACCTGCAACGGATCGAGCAAGATCGTGAAGGAGGTCGTGCATCTTAACCTGCCTTACCACACCATCTGTATCTTTCTGACCACTCTGGAAGAGCGATCTCGATAGCAACTCATCAACACACTGCAAACCCACATCTTCCAAGTATGTACTTCCATTAGATGATTGCACAAAGCCTTCTGCTATCCATAACTGGACCAATTCCCTGCTTCTTATTTCCTCACCTCTAGGAAATATTGAACAATATGCAAAGCATTGTTTCAGATGTGATGGCAGGTGATTGTAGCTCAGCATCAAAGCAGGTAAGATTTCATTTTCATCATTTGGTAAGTTCCAAATTTCACTCTCCTTGATGGCCAACCACTGACTCTCTCCTCTCCTAAACCGCATCAAACTTCCTAAAGCCTTTGCTGCTAATGGAACACCTCCACATTTTTTCACAATCTCCTTCCCAATGGCCACCAAATTTGGGGTCTTCTCAGAGCCCCCCAATCCAAATGCCCTCTTTTCAAATAATAGACAGCAATCACCCTCTGATAGACCTGATAAAAAGTGCGGCGCGACTGTTCCCATGATAGAAGCAACTCGTTCACTACGTGTAGTCACTATAACTTTACTTCCCCTAGCACTACCAATCAACAGAGTTCTCACCCTGTCCCATTTTTCATAATTCTCACTCCAAACATCATCCAACACGAGTAAAAATCTCTTGTCCTCAATCAACTTTCTGAGCTTATGCTGCATCAAATCCATTTCTGTGAGACTAAATTCGCTCCCGCTTACAGTTTCTATGATGGATCTGGTAAgccttttaatatcaaaatcatCGGACACACAAACCCATATCATTTGTTCAAAATGCTCGCGCACCCTCTGATCATTATAGACTAATTGGGCAACGGTCGTCTTACCGAGCCCTCCCAACCCAACAATAGCTATCACGCCAAGATCACTTCCATCAGACATGTCAATCAAGAAATCTgttatcttttctttatcttccTCTCTGCCATAAACTTGTGATTCATCAATCAAAGAACCAGTCTCTTCTCTGACTGCAGTCTCGGTCCTAATGTTTTCAGCAACTCGCTCTTGTAGATGAAACTTGGTCCTCTCCCCTGCTATTTCTTCTAATCTCTCCCTAATCTTCTTTATCTTGCGAGCTATCTTAGACTGAAACAGAAATGAGTTTGGGATTGAAGACAATTGACGCACCTTTTCAGTCATGGGGCCTTTGTTCTCTGGTCTTCGTTTCGCAGCTTTGGCCGCAGCCTCATCCAACACATCGTCGACGTCGTAAGCCACATCTTTGAGCTTTCTCAGCCATCCTCTGAGAGCTTTCTCCTTCACCTGCCTTGCCTCGGCATCCTCTAGCACATCATGGATTGTCGATAGGGTACTCTCCAGCTTTTTCAATTCCTTGTCGACACCCATCGACAGCCCAAACTCCTTGAGGATTTTGTTGCCCAGCTTGTCAAACACCAACCTCAGGAGACTGGAAGCGACCACCTCTGCCATTGCTCCTTCGTCCACACCAACAAGGTAGTGATCTTCCTCGATGCTCTTCTACGTGCTTCTGTCGTTCTGATTGCCTGATCAAACTCTAGATTCTGAGCACCATCAGCACATCCATGGAAAGGGGAGGAAGTTGCAGTGAACTTCCTGTGCAATAGGTCCACCGACTTAGTATTATTGAGAGCCTTTTCCAGTCAATCAGTGGGGTCCATGAGCTTGTCCTTCCAACTACTTTAAATGGAATGGCGACTTTCGCCAGAGTAAAGAAGAGAATAAACTACAGGAAGGTACTAAACTTGCACTTTGCTagaaaaaataaactaaaataaTAACAATATCATAAAATTACTCATAAATTGTTTTTCCTTCtttatataattaaataaaatattgctATAATTTATCGAGCAACAATAATTTctataatttatataaatactTAATAAGTAAAATAATTAAGTAATCCATAAAGAAAATACACAATTTTTATATgggaaattcttgaaaaaattacgGGACCTAGTCGAGCGGAAAGCTTCCACCATTTGAAATATTAAGATTACAATGAATCCTTTTTAGTTTAATTAGAGGCTACACAAATGTTATCAATATTGAATTTTGACTgtcataatgataaattcatcaCCAATAAAGCTGActttaaaaataacaaaataaaaattagatcacatcaaatatggatatttgaaatatctgaataaaattttttaaagataGAAACCCATTAATTTATAGGTCTGTCAaaacaatatattaaaattttatcaaaATTAGGATAAAATTAACTATCCGTTCGCCCGGCGAAGTAGAATTTGAGCACTTTCATCAATTCCTTGAACTTTCTGTTAAATTGATCCACCTGCTTCTAGTATTATTGAGAAGCTATACAATCGCACAATGGGTCTATGCACTCATCCTTCCAACCACCTGAAATACAATTGAGATCTTTTTGGGAGATTAAAGAAGAGAATAAATGAAATTTCCCCAAGGAAGATTTTGAATAATGAGTTTCTTTAAAGGACTTGGGGGGGACAATGCTAGTATGAAGGTAGAGAGCTTGTCACTATTAATGTACACAGCATGAATTCTTGATAGTGCGCAGTTTGTATCGCAAAGTGCTATACAGCATTTAATGGTTGCTACCAGAAAAAGACGACTATCAAATAAGATAGCTTTACATACCATACATGGCGTATTGATATTAATAGACGTCCTTTTTTTGATGGCAACCTAGAGCACTGCACATTAGCCTGTGCTGTAAATCGTGATACTAGGTCTAATGGATTGGGCTGACTTGACTGTGTGGTCGTATGCTTGATTTAAGCATGCACAAACCATCTATATGCTATCTTGTTCCCACGGCAATTAAAGTTTTTTGTTGCCTTTATTCCCTTTCCCGACACCTTAATAGTTTGTTGAATTTAGGCATCCTTAGGCAAATCTAGAGAAGACAGAACATGTGTGCTTTATCTTTTCCGGACTTGGGCATCATTAGCAGATTGAAGAAGCCAAATTGGAAATACGAATTTTCAATGCACTTGTTATAAAGATGAAAATTAGAATGGGAAGGTTTTATTTACTTAgttataaaaatagaaaaaaaagtatCAAACAAGTCATGACTCTAGATATTTTTTCCCACCTTTTATCATCGGCTTTccccttcttcttttgttttccgTTATCTAGGACTGAAACTGGATTGAATACGATTCGGATATcagtatatccatatccatatttatttactCTTATgaatacaaatataaatatggactgaaaaaatttatatgcatatttgttttaaatggatACGGATACAAATTAGTTATTGGAAGTATGAATATATACGGATATAAGTtgaataattaaactttatgactaTAGAATTAAAAATATTACAAAGTGGATGGTAAATCAAATAAATAACTTGTTAATGTGGTTATATATTCTTCTTAAAAGTTGATAAtttctatataaaattaaataggattacaaataaaatttaatattcaaATATCGATGGAATAGTTatctattcatatttatttttttataaatataaatataactaCAAATATTAGTCTTAAATTTTTGTCTATatctaaataaatttaaatataaaaataaattcaaatggATGTTATCCGGTCCACGCTAACCTCTAGCATTGTTTGTTTTGCAGCGCTCTGCCCCAACCAAGCCCGAAATCGCTTTCGAAGGATTTGGCTCACAATGGCTACGTTGCACcactatttttttctctcttttttaaaaattttatatgatATGGGTCCCACGTGAAGGAGGGAGCGCTCCGTCAATGACTCGGTTGACTTGACTGTGTGGTCATATGCTTTATTTCTAGCATGCGTAAGCCATCGAAACTTGACTACGAAGATTTTAATCATTTGTTATGTAGATGAAAATTGGAATAGGGAAGGTTCGTTGCACTTGTTACAAAGATACCAAAGACGGGGAGAAAAGACTTGGGATTCAGGCTAGATAATGGCATATTGATAATGATGTAATGGTGGGGAAAAGGGGGGACTAGCAAAATTTGATGATCGATAGATTCTGCATTGCATCATATATATAGGTGCTTTGCTTATGCAAAcccataaaatttttctttcttattagTGCAATCAGGTGAtgatcaggaagggattgaaaaaATAGAACATCATCTTCAGCAAAGTTTTGATATCACATATCTTCATAAATTGAAATATTCTTTTGGTATTGAAGTAGTTTATTAAAAATGGGCTCGTttatttcacaaaaaaaagTATATTCTGTGAGAAGATCAACTAGCAAATATCTTTCCAGAGGCTGCGGATACGGCTCGCTTTCACCAAATCGCATCTAAGTTGGGTGTGATCAGTATCTACGCACCAACTTTATGGGGTGAGTGTTAAGAATATTTGGAGATtgtgatggaaatctttaataGATTTTGGACATTGTTTACCAATGTTGGATGGATTTAGCAAATAACTTGCTACCTCAACCTTTTATATTAAAAAGATCAATTTGCCACAAGccaggaagatttgattgatTCGCCGTACTAGCTTTCCTCCTATGGAGAAGAGCATACTGATTTGCTTTATTACCTTATGttgatttctatttttcataTAATTCTGGAGAATATTATTccttttctaatcaagtgtactATTAGATCCATAAATACCCATGGATGTATGCATTGTAAATTATGACAATAAGGAAGATTTCTCCTCTTCCCTTGGATGTTGTCCAAGCTATATatcttgtttcttcttttcttctctactATTATATTCCCTCGCATTTCTTCACAATGAGGTTGTTGAATGTAGCTTGGAATCTTGAAATGAGTTCTCGGTATTTTAGTTGAGCAGAAGAGTTTCTCAAGTATAAGAAGAAAGTCTAAATTGAAGAGAATAGGGATGGCAATAGGTCGGATAGGCCATTATCTATACCCGCTCTGTACTTGCCTCAAAGCAAGGTAGAGTAGGATGGGTAGAGTTAGAAAGTAGAGTTTTCGAAAGTAGAACTTTtaaaagtagagcttttggaagtagagcttttataaaaggtTTTTTGCTGTTtgctaactacatttctaaagtgctgtgaactttaatatatgtttgataaacaaactgagaaaataattttggtatgacaaaatgactataaaggatattgcatagtattatacaacagagcataataaaatataatatatattaacacataaatatataatatagtataatattactgtaatgtaacataatattattataatatagtaatataatattatatttatagtataatacaataataatggtataaaatattataattattatcattatatattaatattttattaatataatattttaggaactaatttttggaaaaaatagagaacaaagctaaattttttttcctcaaacaaaaatcaaaataatggATAAATAAATGGAGAAAAATGAATACCTTGATCGAGggaaagccaaagtcgatcaaggttcattgttttctttgttGGAACTCCTACATATTTctctaatataaaaaaatattttttgtaattataatattttattatgaataatttggtccaaaaaaattttataaatcaaaataaCTTTCCAACACTTGCTAAAAGTGTTTTTCCGAAGAAGCTTTATTTTAGAGCTTTTTCCAAgaaatatttttagttttctgGCAAAGCTAAAATAACTTTCCGATTTTTTTACTAAACACCCctattttatgtaaaaatacttttgaagagtcagaaagtgctttctggcccactGATGCAGCGGGCATGAGCCCAAGCATGAGGCATGTGTGGAGATTGAGTCTCTTTCATTAGGCGTGTTCAAAATGCATTTGGTCCGAAGGTTCCAACGCCAATTACATTGAGTCCATGAGTCAAGTTACATTGAGTCCATGAGTCAAGTTATATTAAGTCCTTGAGTGTTTTGCTTAGTTGTTTGCTTGTTGACTCATTCAAAAATCTAACTTTAGGATTGGAAATAAGGGCGTGCGTGAAGCTCCTGCATTTGCACGCGCAAGCCAAGAAGTCCCAATTATTTGAAAGTCTTAGTTTATTTAGTTAATTTCGTCATTTGATTTTGTTAAATGATTGAGTCCTTGTTAAAATAAGAGTTTGATTTCTCCTAAAATTATGGTTGTAAGTTTTTCAATTTTTCCAATCTCTTACTCTATATAAAGGGAGACTTGAAGAATAAAATCAGAATAAAGAATTGGATGAgtttaggaaaaaaaattgagagtcattctctttcttcttgGAGTGCAACGCTCCATCCTCTTTCTTTGGTGAGACGCCGAGCTTGGAAAGAGTTTGAGTGAAGTGGGACTCTTCACCCATCCTCACACCCAACACCTCGAAGAGTTTGAGTGGAGGTGAGACTCTTCCATCCGTCCTCTTTAGTTATCCTATTCTTCCTCATGCCATAATCCTTCTCATGCCATCATAGCTATTCCCTTCTTTCCTCATGCCATATCTTTTCCTTATTTAAGAGTCCTCATGAAAGAAGGACTCCTTCCATCTCTCACACTAACAACCCTTCCACATCTTACGTCAACCCTAGAGTCCTAGTTCCATTAGGACTCTTCCCTACTAGCCACGCCACCTTCAATTAATCACACCACATCAAGCCCAATTGAACTTCATTCAACCTAGCCAAGTCCACCCAATTCATCCTGCCACTAACTCAATCCTAAATTAGATTTAGTATATAACTTGCTACCTCAACCTTCTATATTAAAAAGATCAATTTGCCACAAACTAGAAAGATTTGATTGATTTGCCGTACTAGCTTTCCTCCTATGGAGAAGAGCAGACTGGTTTGCTTTGTTACCTTATGTtgatttcaatttttcagaTAATTCTGGAGAATATTATTCCTTTCCTAATTAAGTGTACTATTAGATCCATAAATACCCATGGATGTATGCATTGTAAACTATGACAATAAGGAAGATTTCTCCTCTTCCCTTGGATGTTGTCCAAGCTATAAatcttgtttcttctttttgctCTACTATTATATTCTCTCTTATTTCTTCACAATGGGGTTGTCGAATGTCACCCGAAATCTTGAAATGGGTTCTCGGTATTTTAGTTGAGCAGAGGAGTTTCtcatgaaagtgaatcctaggttcttcggtgttaagcaggctgattttttttttttttttaaactatggctgaacctgatcgggttgcctacgtaccccttcataagggggatcaagccatacgtagttctttttaagttttaaaacgcagcggaaaaatcgaatcaaacaatttaattcatacatgcttacaagatcaaatctagaattcagcaccttaagaacacataggattatgccggaatcgtttaaacaattatgctaaaactttcatgcatgattaactatcagatctgaaacttaagaactctattccgattaatctccgaatatccatcgaatggattctggagataactccgtgaggagccccaaaggagggtaaaacctcggagaatcagacctagaccctgactccaaaataaaatattgatgtgggattaataccttttatgatggaagaaacttatggatctgatccttgacttcgcagccacgcacacgaatggcctctataagaagtacacgcgaagccctaggtagatcgtcttccgcgggagtgctagcttgcgcaggaacgcagcaatggctgaagctttctccttctaaacactcaacctttgattgttcttcaagg encodes the following:
- the LOC108510708 gene encoding putative disease resistance protein RGA3, which encodes MAEVVASSLLRLVFDKLGNKILKEFGLSMGVDKELKKLESTLSTIHDVLEDAEARQVKEKALRGWLRKLKDVAYDVDDVLDEAAAKAAKRRPENKGPMTEKVRQLSSIPNSFLFQSKIARKIKKIRERLEEIAGERTKFHLQERVAENIRTETAVREETGSLIDESQVYGREEDKEKITDFLIDMSDGSDLGVIAIVGLGGLGKTTVAQLVYNDQRVREHFEQMIWVCVSDDFDIKRLTRSIIETVSGSEFSLTEMDLMQHKLRKLIEDKRFLLVLDDVWSENYEKWDRVRTLLIGSARGSKVIVTTRSERVASIMGTVAPHFLSGLSEGDCCLLFEKRAFGLGGSEKTPNLVAIGKEIVKKCGGVPLAAKALGSLMRFRRGESQWLAIKESEIWNLPNDENEILPALMLSYNHLPSHLKQCFAYCSIFPRGEEIRSRELVQLWIAEGFVQSSNGSTYLEDVGLQCVDELLSRSLFQSGQKDTDGVVRQVKMHDLLHDLARSVAGDECSVADAGNKSVISQSCRYSSLVCRGPINSAWEPLKDAERLRTLYFVASRGMTKEEDKEDDVLQAIFSKMKLLRALHLSQCPMKAMPVSVTKLEHLRYLNLSQTDIETLPPCIGALQNLQILDLSCCKQLRALPETVGDLQNLLCLNLHYCLSFLSLPNSIGYVRNLQNLDLSFSQIRTLPESLSSLLNLQSLSLRYCYFLHRLPGNMKNMRSLIHLDIYHCFELACMPPGIGQLSQLRTLPMFVLDGKNSCRLSELGRLKLVGELDIRGLENASEAIEARKANLNEKQSLHSLSFSWDLNAYVKPGQPSDETENEGESMKLFVWDADADLAEDMLGDLQPHENLKVLEIEGYVGKTLPWWLMESSLPYLAELSLTSCVICEHLSALEQLHSLRVLKLIRLPAVKCLPALGQLPDLKVLQLMLPAVRCLGSEFYGGEAAFPALEELALEIMSDLEEWPAVGGGEFLPRLSKLCIVECPKLRALPSAFPSVRELEMDVDDELLLSSFQSGAFPNLKHLELQNCVDDDENHGDVDNNDGGDDHNSDDDHNNDDNNYPPFIPKVLADRMSSLKSWSMRTKSKPVAPGSSTMSMSGMAMVKVTAGEGTGFIPLF